One window from the genome of Halomicrobium zhouii encodes:
- a CDS encoding nuclear transport factor 2 family protein: protein MDRTAMARAYYDALDDQTYDRLADLLAPDFAQSRPDRAFEGRDRFLEFMREERPQTDTSHPVDAVFERSDGVAVEGRLIGSDGNLIAAFVDVFAFDGDRIAEIRTYTR, encoded by the coding sequence ATGGACCGGACGGCGATGGCCCGTGCGTACTACGACGCGCTCGACGACCAGACGTACGACCGCCTCGCCGACCTGCTGGCCCCCGACTTCGCCCAGTCACGGCCGGACCGCGCCTTCGAGGGGCGCGACCGTTTTCTCGAGTTCATGCGCGAGGAGCGGCCCCAGACCGACACCTCCCACCCCGTCGACGCCGTGTTCGAACGGTCAGACGGCGTGGCTGTCGAAGGGCGATTGATAGGGAGTGACGGAAACCTGATCGCGGCGTTCGTCGACGTCTTCGCCTTCGACGGCGACCGGATTGCCGAGATCCGCACCTACACACGGTGA
- a CDS encoding redoxin domain-containing protein: protein MIPAGTDAPEFELPGLVDGEHRRVALGEFLGDDVVILAFYPADFNPACDFDSDLDELDLFTMQKDVEVLAIGPDTLYSHAAFADEYDLHIPLLSDTSHDVAETYGVDFEDDVGQRLVERAVFVVDHDGVIQYAWSTRDMAELPRSEEIKDAIADTGGDDTAFARYRVGHAHYTEGRRAFTSAMGSYRDSEWMVAQSDFRRAREEFEEAADHLDSSARFVDDETFEAYYERSQEKATALWQAADWLSKSASEYSSGRGAEGQRLRDDAEGPLETARDLGEPVDPDDWPPDEDADDEHDSFLPQEAEGDSALAVDIDEAAESEAEGAEAEFAGTDVDGDAEGEESGGEIDDAELQEIEAELTASQPDNPEGEELEEAPTSMVDAPPERTDERVDGSDVGGDDGAEDAGDDEIDDDDLKELEAEMQASQSAAEAANRAAADEDPSDDGERAPLDDDGGGELDGDADGADDGVDPLAESPDDAPADPDADLSSGGSPAPGASRSLEPAGGDGSGPGGGDPLEPDGSDDALDTDGPGDDDDVLDDEPQGASDEDLADIPTAEDLAADEDGEDEDGGDEADEPSDESGGSGY, encoded by the coding sequence GTGATCCCAGCGGGAACCGACGCACCGGAGTTCGAACTCCCGGGACTGGTCGACGGGGAACACCGCCGCGTCGCCCTCGGGGAGTTCCTCGGTGACGACGTGGTGATACTGGCGTTCTACCCGGCCGACTTCAACCCGGCCTGTGACTTCGACTCCGATCTCGACGAACTCGACCTGTTCACGATGCAGAAGGACGTCGAAGTGCTCGCTATCGGGCCGGACACCCTCTACAGCCACGCGGCCTTCGCCGACGAGTACGACCTGCACATCCCCCTCCTCTCGGATACCAGCCACGACGTCGCCGAGACCTACGGCGTCGACTTCGAGGACGACGTCGGCCAGCGACTGGTCGAACGGGCGGTGTTCGTCGTCGACCACGACGGCGTGATCCAGTACGCCTGGAGCACGCGCGACATGGCGGAACTCCCTCGCAGCGAGGAGATCAAGGACGCCATCGCCGACACCGGCGGCGACGACACCGCCTTCGCCCGCTACCGGGTCGGCCACGCCCACTACACCGAGGGGCGGCGGGCCTTCACCAGCGCGATGGGGTCGTACCGCGACTCGGAGTGGATGGTCGCCCAGTCGGACTTCAGGCGCGCCCGTGAGGAGTTCGAGGAGGCCGCCGACCACCTGGACAGTTCGGCCCGGTTCGTCGACGACGAGACGTTCGAGGCGTACTACGAGCGATCACAGGAGAAGGCGACGGCGCTGTGGCAGGCCGCCGACTGGCTGAGCAAGTCAGCCAGCGAGTACTCCAGCGGCCGCGGCGCGGAGGGCCAGCGCCTGCGCGACGACGCCGAGGGCCCCCTGGAGACCGCCCGCGACCTGGGCGAACCGGTCGACCCCGACGACTGGCCGCCCGACGAGGACGCCGACGACGAACACGATAGCTTCCTTCCCCAGGAAGCGGAGGGCGACAGCGCGCTGGCGGTCGACATCGACGAAGCCGCCGAGAGCGAAGCGGAAGGAGCCGAGGCAGAATTCGCCGGTACGGACGTCGACGGTGACGCCGAGGGGGAGGAGTCCGGCGGCGAAATCGACGACGCGGAACTCCAGGAGATCGAGGCCGAGCTCACCGCGAGTCAGCCCGACAATCCCGAAGGCGAGGAACTCGAGGAGGCGCCCACGAGCATGGTCGACGCGCCGCCCGAGCGGACGGACGAGCGGGTCGACGGGAGTGATGTCGGAGGCGACGACGGCGCCGAGGACGCTGGCGACGACGAGATCGACGACGACGACCTGAAGGAACTCGAGGCGGAGATGCAGGCGAGCCAGTCCGCCGCCGAGGCCGCCAACCGGGCCGCCGCGGACGAGGACCCGTCCGACGACGGCGAACGGGCGCCCCTCGACGACGACGGGGGCGGCGAACTGGACGGGGATGCGGACGGGGCGGACGACGGGGTGGACCCGCTCGCCGAGTCGCCCGACGACGCACCGGCGGACCCAGACGCCGACCTGTCGAGCGGCGGTTCGCCAGCGCCCGGCGCGTCCCGGTCGCTCGAACCCGCGGGAGGCGACGGATCCGGACCCGGCGGCGGCGACCCGCTGGAGCCAGACGGGAGCGACGATGCGCTGGACACCGACGGGCCGGGCGACGACGACGACGTCCTGGACGACGAGCCCCAGGGCGCCAGCGACGAGGACCTGGCCGACATCCCGACGGCCGAGGACCTGGCTGCGGACGAGGACGGGGAGGACGAAGACGGTGGAGACGAGGCTGACGAACCGAGCGACGAGAGCGGCGGTAGTGGCTACTGA